In the Sorghum bicolor cultivar BTx623 chromosome 4, Sorghum_bicolor_NCBIv3, whole genome shotgun sequence genome, tgggtttaatcctcaactggtgataacctgacctcagatctatcttggaaaacacacaagctcctttcaactggtcaaacaagtcctctattctaggcaaagggtatttattcttaattgtgacctcattcaaagatctatagtctacacacatcctctgtgtcccatccttcttctctacaaagataactggagctccccaaggtgaggaactaggacggatataccccttagactgtaactcccttagttgtttcttaagttcttctaactcattaacagccattctataaggtctcttagatatgggtgcagtaccaggtaataaatcaataacaaattcaatctcacgttcaggtggcatacctggcaaatcctctgggaacacatcagggaactctttCACGACTCGAATATCTtctactgacccactgctcacatggtaaactgttccttcactgctaggtgacatagaaactctgacctcaattctgttcccactaggtgctgttagagccactgtcttctcagcacactgaatagtacccttaaacttggacaaccatctcattcccaatatcatatctaaaccttctgaacccaacacaatgggattgacaggaaaatctaccccccttattttaatgctcattcccggacacaaagtattagtatgcatctttcccccaggtgatttaactagcatggtgttttgcatggtacaggtggctatactatgtttctcaacaaactgtgcacttataaaagtatgtgatgctccagtatcaaacaaaacagtagctgggcaagagttgacaagaaacataccaactaccacatctggagcctcctcagcagtttccagcttcacatgattcacccttccattgttgttgttattcttcTGCCTCTGGGGGCACGCATTCGCGTAGTGTCCAAGctgaccacacttgaagcaggtaTTTCCAGTGGGGGCGGGGTTGACATTGGGCTTCATTGGGACAGTGTTGGAGTTCTGGCGAGAGCCTGATGGTGCTGGGGCATTCTGGCGAGGCGCCTGACTAGCGGGGCGCTGCACTTGGTTGTTGTTGTAGCGCTGGCTCGTCTGCTGACTCTGGTTGCTGTACCTGACATTCTGTTGCTGTCCTTGGTTACCAGACTGATATGCAGGGCGAGACTGAGGGCCCTGCTGATGGTTGTTACGGGGACGACTGGCACCAGCCTGCTGCTGAGAGGAGttatacttcctcttcttgtcctccatcttacggcgcttgctctcaagcaccaatgccctgtccaccatctcctggaaactggcatacttgacattcgacatcatgtaggacagaccatcattcaaaccttccagaaagtggtcttgcttgtcttcatcattctccacttcattggggcaataccgcgacaactgagtgaacttgtcacggtactcacaaactgtcatggagccctgcttcagagacagaaactccttcttcttcagcttcaccaatccagcaggcacatgatgagtcttgaaggcgaccttgaactcatcccaagtgatagtatccgggtcctgatgtgcaaagcaatatgaatcccaccagtcctgtgcggctccctgaagctgcccagagccatacagaaccttctccctgtcattgcactgagcaatgaccagctgcttctccactgccttaagccaatcctcagcttgcataggatcagctgagtggcagaagaacggtggacgtcccttcatgaactctccacgcttgtccctaggtggggcaaacgcgttgttacctccttgatgttggttctgattctggttttggttctgctgcatgtggttcataatatgagccatcccttgcatcagttgagtctgcatagtcatcaactgctctatggtcatgggctgattcccaggaggaggagggttggcattagtcccgctctgatcattgttgttgttgttggactgcccattatttcctccattggtgttgctcctggtgtggacaggcatctgatgtatagaaataatataataaaatcagatgcagttcatatgtgtaaacctgagctgtaatgtaaactgcaatgtgaaaatctttcctcatagT is a window encoding:
- the LOC110434800 gene encoding basic salivary proline-rich protein 4-like → MEDKKRKYNSSQQQAGASRPRNNHQQGPQSRPAYQSGNQGQQQNVRYSNQSQQTSQRYNNNQVQRPASQAPRQNAPAPSGSRQNSNTVPMKPNVNPAPTGNTCFKCGQLGHYANACPQRQKNNNNNGRGGGTSLSAQPPRAAQPLPAPLSPRGPPAAQPRSSRSAQLPPPSR